GCTGCCCGGTCCACTGGAAGGGCGTGTGGCACTTCGGCACCAGCGTTGAGACAGAGACGTTGATCTTCATGCGCGAGGCCGCGCGGCCAAGGGTCTCCCGACCAGCTTTGGCCACCTGGCGGACCAGGTCGGCGATCGCAAGCACATCCTCCTCCGTCTCCGTCGGCAGCCCAATCATGAAGTACAGCTTGACGGTGTGCCAGCCGTTGCTGAAGGCCGCCCGGGTCGCCGCGAGCAGGTCCTCCGCCGTCACACCCTTATTGATCACGTCGCGCAGGCGCTGGGAGCCTGCCTCCGGCGCAAAGGTGAGCCCCGATTTGCGCACTCTCTGCACCTTCCGCGCCAACTCGACGCTGAAGCTGTCAATCCGTAGCGAGGGCAATCCCACCGAGACCCGCTGCGAAGCCAGGTCTGCATGGAGCCCGTCGATCAGCTCGCTGATGCCCGTGTAGTCAGGGCAGTTCAGCGACACCAGCGAAACCTCATCGTAACCCGTACTCGCAATGATCTCCCGTGCCTGTTCCCGCAGCGTCTGCGGGGTGCGCTCACGCACGGGCCGATACACGATGCCTGCCTGGCAGAACCGGCAGCCTCGGGTGCAGCCCCGTGCGACCTCAATCTGGCCCCGGTCATGGACGATCTCCACAAAAGGAACCAGCGGGTGTCGGGGGTACTCAGCCGTCTCAAGGTCTGCCACCACGCGCTTGGTGATGGTGCACTCGGCCGGATCATGCACAGCCGGCACGTACACCCCGGGGACCTCTGCCAGCGCCGCCAGCAGCGCTGCACGGCCGTCCTTGCGCCGGAGCTTCACCACCTCCAGCACTTCGCCCAGGGCCTCCTCCCCATCCCCGATCACAAAGGCATCGAAAAAGGGCGCCATGGGTTCGGGGTTGTAGGCACAGGGACCGCCGCCCAGGACCAGCGGCATCTCCTCGCCACGCTCGGCCGCGAGAAGCGGAATCCCACCAAGCTCCAGGAGGGCGAGCACAGTGGAATAGGTCAGTTCGTGCTGCAGGGTGATCCCGACGACGTCGAACTGGTGCAAGGGGTCGCCGCTCTCCAGCGC
The Armatimonadia bacterium DNA segment above includes these coding regions:
- a CDS encoding TIGR03960 family B12-binding radical SAM protein produces the protein MSTPTRGLPDEILTQVQAPARYIGHEFNAVIKNPQEVELRVALCYPDVYEVGMSHVGSHILYHVVNQRPDAWGERCYYPHPDAASAMRERGVALPALESGDPLHQFDVVGITLQHELTYSTVLALLELGGIPLLAAERGEEMPLVLGGGPCAYNPEPMAPFFDAFVIGDGEEALGEVLEVVKLRRKDGRAALLAALAEVPGVYVPAVHDPAECTITKRVVADLETAEYPRHPLVPFVEIVHDRGQIEVARGCTRGCRFCQAGIVYRPVRERTPQTLREQAREIIASTGYDEVSLVSLNCPDYTGISELIDGLHADLASQRVSVGLPSLRIDSFSVELARKVQRVRKSGLTFAPEAGSQRLRDVINKGVTAEDLLAATRAAFSNGWHTVKLYFMIGLPTETEEDVLAIADLVRQVAKAGRETLGRAASRMKINVSVSTLVPKCHTPFQWTGQLSMEEIRHRQALVRGAIRDKQISVWCHGVEESVLESALARGSRKTAQAILAAYRAGARMDAWSEHFDYSRWQQAFAESGLSLQEEASREFATGARLPWSHIDTGVSRQFLLAERERAVGGQTSEDCRFGPCLGCGVSRLAKCEVANRERGC